One stretch of Euphorbia lathyris chromosome 7, ddEupLath1.1, whole genome shotgun sequence DNA includes these proteins:
- the LOC136201242 gene encoding protein MULTIPLE CHLOROPLAST DIVISION SITE 1, whose product MAVLQFHSSIQPSIWILNHRVSPNFAGVRRELMVSHALLKWNRLKPNPIFQLRAVGSSEDGSSPQDEVVKGCRDAMVEFKHSIEKLQGMVSTLPPVVFVMRRQGGNGVVIWLCFATAFLVIAVRMFMARKTRQSRPGTVADLVRRGQLRSDRRGISTPLKYEDPFNNPMVKLGKSNSTVEMCGKVYKLAPVTLTKEEQAIHKKRRSRAYQWKRPTIFLKEGDSIPADVDPDTVRWIPANHPFATTSSDIDEDLAQTNVYQKHGVPFRIRAEHEALQRKLEALQNEEKLNKLTIDSSSAKDFERSFKLNQKSSDQTGDTKSSRSDSSPNSINSSNSSSEETQKP is encoded by the exons ATGGCTGTACTTCAGTTTCACTCCTCGATTCAG CCATCAATTTGGATTTTGAATCACCGAGTTTCCCCAAATTTTGCTGGGGTTAGGCGAGAACTTATGGTATCTCATGCTCTACTGAAGTGGAATCGATTGAAACCTAATCCAATTTTCCAATTGAGAGCCGTCGGTAGTTCAGAAGACGGGTCGAGTCCTCAAGATGAGGTGGTGAAGGGCTGCAGAGATGCTATGGTGGAATTCAAACACTCTATTGAGAAATTGCAAGGAATGGTTTCCACACTCCCTCCTGTTGTTTTTGTG ATGAGAAGACAAGGTGGAAATGGTGTtgtgatttggttgtgttttGCAACTGCATTTCTGGTTATTGCTGTGAGAATGTTCATGGCAAGGAAGACAAGACAAAGTCGCCCTGGCACGGTTGCGGATCTTGTAAGACGTGGGCAACTAAGATCTGATAGAAGAGGCAT CTCAACGCCTCTCAAATATGAGGATCCATTCAAcaatccaatggtaaaacttggCAAGAGCAATTCCACAGTGGAAATGTGTGGAAAGGTTTATAAGTTGGCGCCGGTTACTCTAACGAAAGAGGAACAAGCTATCCATAAGAAGAGGAGGTCGCGAGCTTATCAATGGAAGAGACCGACTATATTCCTTAAAGAAGGAGATTCTATCCCGGCAGATGTTGATCCTGATACAGTCAGATGGATTCCTGCAAATCACCCATTTGCTACTACTTCCAGTGACATTGATGAAGACTTGGCACAAACTAATGTTTATCAGAAACATGgtgttcctttccgtattagagCTGAGCACGAGGCGCTGCAGCGGAAGTTGGAAGCTTTGCAAAAT GAAGAAAAACTGAATAAGTTAACCATTGATAGCAGCAGTGCTAAAGATTTTGAAAGATCATTCAAGTTAAATCAAAAATCAAGCGATCAAACAGGCGACACCAAGTCTTCCCGATCAGATTCTTCCCCGAATTCCATTAACAGCAGTAATTCATCTTCAGAAGAAACACAGAAACCATAA